One Pseudomonas sp. C27(2019) DNA window includes the following coding sequences:
- a CDS encoding L-threonylcarbamoyladenylate synthase — translation MTNAWQIQQIAQKVRRGAVIAYPTEAVWGLGCDPFNATAVARLLALKERPVHKGLILVAADIKQFAWLLDGLTAEQLQQLTDSWPGPNTWLVPHHNRVPEWICGAHDSVAIRVSAHPLVAQLCTLTGPLVSTSANPSGRLPAKSRLRIEQYFHGQLDAVLSGELGQSSKPSTIRDLRTGQVLRPA, via the coding sequence ATGACCAATGCTTGGCAGATTCAACAGATTGCGCAAAAAGTTCGCCGCGGCGCGGTGATTGCCTATCCTACGGAGGCGGTTTGGGGTTTGGGTTGTGATCCTTTTAACGCAACGGCTGTGGCGCGCTTGCTAGCTTTGAAAGAGCGGCCTGTGCATAAAGGTTTGATCTTAGTCGCGGCAGACATAAAGCAGTTTGCTTGGTTGCTGGACGGCTTAACTGCAGAGCAACTGCAGCAGTTAACAGACAGCTGGCCGGGCCCCAATACCTGGCTGGTGCCACACCATAACCGTGTGCCTGAGTGGATTTGTGGTGCACATGATAGTGTTGCTATTCGTGTCAGTGCTCATCCGCTGGTTGCGCAGCTTTGCACATTAACTGGCCCGTTGGTGTCGACTTCAGCCAACCCCAGCGGCCGTTTACCAGCGAAAAGCCGTTTACGCATTGAGCAGTATTTTCATGGCCAGCTTGATGCGGTGTTAAGCGGTGAGCTGGGCCAGAGCAGCAAGCCCAGCACCATCCGCGATTTGCGTACGGGGCAGGTGCTGCGTCCAGCTTAG
- the aroE gene encoding shikimate dehydrogenase, with the protein MKYYGVFGNPIAHSKSPLIHRLFAEQTGQQISYEPLLAPLDDFTSAVTAFFKTGSGANVTVPFKEQAFALADQLSERALRAKAVNTLKKLDDGRLLGDNTDGAGLVNDLLNNHVELAGKNILILGAGGAVRGVLEPLLAQLPAELCIVNRTVEKAEQLAQEFSDIGPMTACGYDWIDEPVDIIINGTSASLSGDLPPLASTLIKAGDTVCYDMMYGKQTTVFNQWAQQHGAARTLDGLGMLVEQAAEAFYLWTGVRPDPAPVLQQLRAQL; encoded by the coding sequence ATGAAATATTATGGCGTATTTGGCAATCCCATTGCTCACAGTAAATCACCACTGATTCATCGCTTGTTTGCAGAACAAACGGGCCAACAAATCAGCTATGAACCGCTACTGGCACCTTTAGATGACTTTACTTCAGCAGTTACAGCATTTTTTAAAACAGGCAGCGGCGCCAATGTCACTGTGCCCTTTAAAGAACAGGCCTTTGCCCTCGCTGATCAACTCAGTGAGCGTGCGCTACGCGCCAAAGCCGTTAACACCCTGAAAAAACTCGATGATGGTCGCCTGCTCGGTGATAACACTGATGGCGCTGGGTTAGTCAATGATCTGTTAAATAACCACGTTGAGCTGGCCGGTAAAAATATCTTAATTTTAGGTGCCGGTGGTGCCGTACGCGGTGTGCTTGAGCCGCTGCTCGCTCAGCTACCAGCAGAGCTGTGCATCGTCAATCGCACCGTTGAAAAAGCCGAGCAGTTGGCGCAAGAGTTTTCTGACATAGGGCCGATGACCGCCTGTGGCTATGACTGGATTGACGAGCCTGTGGATATCATTATCAATGGCACCTCAGCCAGCCTCTCTGGTGACCTACCACCTCTAGCCAGCACCTTGATCAAGGCCGGCGATACCGTCTGCTACGATATGATGTACGGCAAGCAGACCACTGTCTTTAATCAGTGGGCGCAGCAACACGGCGCTGCGCGCACTTTAGATGGCTTGGGCATGCTGGTTGAGCAAGCAGCAGAAGCCTTTTATCTGTGGACAGGCGTGCGCCCTGACCCTGCGCCGGTATTGCAGCAGCTACGCGCGCAACTCTAA
- the mgtE gene encoding magnesium transporter, which translates to MSVAQSLAYLRDEAPDAETIYQVYVIDDERRLLGVVSLRDLILADLNKTIEDLMTSDVVSADVGDDQEDIAKKIARYDLLALPIIDEIGVLIGIVTYDDAMDVVSAEATDDIHKSAGVSTVIGNLKDASIGLLYRKRVFWLVLLVFGNLFSGAGIAHFEDIIAANIVLVFFLPLLVDSGGNAGSQSATLMVRALATGEVVMRDWLHLIGREALVALALGCTMAAAVSVLGYVRGDETVALVLALSMVSIVMIGCMIGMSLPFVLSKFNFDPSASAPLITSVCDATGVVTYLFIASRLLADLSVVPV; encoded by the coding sequence ATGAGTGTCGCTCAATCCCTAGCGTACTTACGTGATGAAGCACCCGATGCAGAAACAATTTATCAGGTTTATGTGATTGATGATGAGCGGCGTTTGCTGGGCGTGGTGTCATTGCGTGATTTAATTCTCGCCGACCTGAATAAGACGATTGAAGATTTGATGACCAGTGATGTGGTTAGCGCTGATGTGGGAGATGATCAAGAAGATATTGCCAAGAAAATTGCTCGCTATGATTTGTTGGCGTTGCCAATTATTGATGAGATTGGCGTACTGATTGGTATTGTCACTTATGATGATGCTATGGATGTGGTCAGTGCAGAGGCAACCGATGATATTCATAAATCGGCGGGTGTTAGCACCGTTATTGGTAACTTGAAAGACGCCAGTATTGGTTTGCTGTATCGCAAACGTGTTTTTTGGTTGGTATTACTGGTGTTTGGTAACTTATTCTCTGGTGCTGGAATTGCTCATTTTGAAGACATTATCGCCGCCAATATTGTTTTAGTGTTTTTTCTGCCGTTGCTGGTGGACAGCGGTGGTAACGCCGGTTCGCAGTCAGCCACCCTTATGGTGCGCGCTCTAGCTACCGGTGAAGTGGTAATGCGGGATTGGCTGCACTTGATTGGACGTGAAGCCTTGGTGGCGCTCGCGTTGGGTTGTACGATGGCGGCAGCGGTATCTGTTTTAGGCTATGTTCGTGGTGACGAGACTGTGGCCTTGGTGCTGGCGTTAAGTATGGTTTCGATTGTGATGATCGGTTGCATGATAGGCATGAGTTTACCCTTTGTGCTGAGTAAATTTAATTTTGACCCCAGCGCCAGTGCACCGTTAATTACCTCGGTGTGCGATGCGACCGGTGTGGTGACTTATTTATTTATTGCTTCACGTTTGCTGGCTGACTTATCGGTGGTGCCTGTCTAA